One Oscillatoria salina IIICB1 genomic window, GAATACATTGATAAATTTGACCAGTTTCCAGCAAAGGAATACGATTAAAGCCCAAAAGTCCCTTACTGGTAGTGTAGAGTAAGCGCCAATCACCTTCAAGCAAATCAAGACTTTCCACAGGTCTGGGTGTAGGATTAAAATCTTCAAGTTGAGCGATCGCCGCAAGAATAGCCACCTTTTCCAACTCTTTCGCTAGCAAACCACGATTTTTTCCCGCGATCGCTTGCAGTAATTCCTCTTTCTTGCTCATGAGTTCCTAACCTCTGCAATCTCTTCTCTTTACATAAACTTGGCACGAGATACCAATCAGTTTTCGATAAGTTTTTTAACAATTGACAAGTTAAAATCAATAATGTTGTTGTTAGAGTTGCCTTATGTATAATCCTTCCTTACGTCAAGAACCTCGTTACGAACCAGCGTCAGTAATTCCCCTCAAGCAAGAAACCTCGCTGCTTGACTGGTTAGAATCAGAAGGTCGTCTGATCGCTCGTCAAGATCAAGAAGAAACTGATAACAATGAAGACGAAGAAGAAATCGCGGAATTGATGGATGTAGAAGATTCCGACGACTACGATATCGATGAGGATGATGAGGATCTTGACGATCTTGATTAATTGGTGAGGAGGGGGCTGGGGAGGAGGGGACTGGGTATTGGGGATTGGGGATTGGGGAAAAGTCAATCGAATCAGTTTTTCTTGAGTTAGATGCGATCGCCATTAAAGGCAAAATCGTTGTCGTGCGACCATCGATTCGACTACACTCTCCTGGTGAAAAAGGGCTATCTTGAGCGCGAAGTCATGAATAAGCAAAACTTTGCCCGATTGAGTGCGATCGCGCCGGAATATAGTAATTAACAACAAGATCGATCTCGTTACTCGCGATCGGGCAAGCGATCGCCCCTTGACTAAAGGGTTAATGGCGATGATAAAGTTTAGCTGGCAAGAAATTTGCGGTATTTTTTGGTGTGAGAGAATTGTGGACGCAAAATTATTTTCCCGAGCAGCATTAAAGCCTTCTGGAGAAGCTTTACTAATCTTACTAGGCTGTCTTTTGAGCTTATTGGCAGTAATTTTTGATGCCACTGCTGGTCAATTTCTGGGTTACGAAGGTTCAATCAGTTTACCTCTCGTCATTTGTGCTTTGTTAAGTGGCATTTCTGGCTATGTAGTTATTCCCATCTTACGCAGGTTGAAAACAGGACAGCACGTTCGCGAGGACGGTCCTCAAACTCACTTGAAAAAAGCAGGCACTCCGACAATGGGCGGGGTGTTTTTTGTCCCCATAGCAATTTTAGTTGCTTTGTTCTGGACAAAATTTGCCCCCGAAGTAGTTGCTGTTTCGATTGTAACGATCGCCTACGCAGCAATAGGTTGGATCGACGACTGGCAAGTTTTGCGCCGCAAGTCGAATAAAGGTATTTCCCCTCGGATGAAACTGCTATTGCAAATCGTTACGGCGGTAGTATTTTGTCTTTGGGCTTTTGCGACTCAACCTGCAAGCATTACGACAGTTAATTTACCTGGTAATTTAATTTTGCCCTTGGGACTGTTTTTTTGGGCAGTAGCTGGCTTTGCGTTAGTTGCAGAAACCAATGCTACCAACTTAACCGATGGTGTAGATGGTTTAGCTGCTGGAACTGGCGCATTAGCTTTACTAGGGCTAGGCGCGATCGCTACCTCAACTTCTGGGAGTTTAACTGTTTTTTGTGCTTGTTTGGCTGGTGGCTGTCTCGGCTTTGTTATCCACAACCGTAACCCAGCAAAAGTATTTATGGGCGATACTGGTTCTTTAGCGATCGGAGGTGCTTTAGCCGCCGTCGGCATTCTCAGCCAAAATTTATGGGGTTTGTTTGTCGTCAGTGGCATTTTCTTCGTCGAGTCGCTATCAGTAGTTGCTCAAGTAGGCTATTACAAAGCTACCAAAGGACCTGACGGCAAAGGTAAGCGCTTGTTGAAAATGGCTCCGATTCACCACCATCTCGAACTTAGCGGTTGGTCTGAAACCCAGATAGTAGGCGCTTTTTACCTGATTAACACCGCCCTCGCTGCTTTGTGTTTGATGTTTTTTTAGCAAGATTGGCGACTAGGTTCAGTTATCAGGGAACAGTTAGCACGTACCCACATCTACAAGCTATCAGTGAAAAGTTAGCAGTTTTTATGCCCTTGAATCTGTTAGTTCCACATTGTTTAATCTCTTCCACTGACTGGTAACTGGTAACTGTTCACTGTTCACTGACAACCCCAATCCCCAGTCCCCGATCGCCGCTAACTTGCTACATTTGAAGTAAGTAGCAATAAGGAAAATCAAGATGGCAGAAACATCAAAACTACTACTGGTAGATGACGAACCCGGCTTGCGCGAAGCTGTTCAAGCTTATCTTGAAAGCGAAGATGAATTTG contains:
- a CDS encoding DUF3134 domain-containing protein — translated: MYNPSLRQEPRYEPASVIPLKQETSLLDWLESEGRLIARQDQEETDNNEDEEEIAELMDVEDSDDYDIDEDDEDLDDLD
- the mraY gene encoding phospho-N-acetylmuramoyl-pentapeptide-transferase, coding for MIKFSWQEICGIFWCERIVDAKLFSRAALKPSGEALLILLGCLLSLLAVIFDATAGQFLGYEGSISLPLVICALLSGISGYVVIPILRRLKTGQHVREDGPQTHLKKAGTPTMGGVFFVPIAILVALFWTKFAPEVVAVSIVTIAYAAIGWIDDWQVLRRKSNKGISPRMKLLLQIVTAVVFCLWAFATQPASITTVNLPGNLILPLGLFFWAVAGFALVAETNATNLTDGVDGLAAGTGALALLGLGAIATSTSGSLTVFCACLAGGCLGFVIHNRNPAKVFMGDTGSLAIGGALAAVGILSQNLWGLFVVSGIFFVESLSVVAQVGYYKATKGPDGKGKRLLKMAPIHHHLELSGWSETQIVGAFYLINTALAALCLMFF